A window of Campylobacter concisus contains these coding sequences:
- a CDS encoding Gfo/Idh/MocA family protein yields the protein MKLKIGIVGYNLVGKRHYMELRRSDKFEVCGVFDKENRDDACRAPFFDEFKKFIEVAQPQAVVLCLPQHEIVEAFCQCAKYCQNILISRPIFKSVSELKEIKYASVVNKVRVCTGVDERFNPTIVSLKKALLKEEEIYSISIAHFKPLCEGNIINELSLCDIDLAKNLVDSEVCNFFYTQANKTNTKICDNVGINIKMKNQILVSITDSFCGSLERFKIEVNAKEGVYFGDLIDYKLHRVNENGQMNLKTDPLNNEIKAQYDAFYDLCQSGESGELSSIDDAIKIKELF from the coding sequence GTGAAACTCAAAATTGGCATTGTTGGATACAATCTGGTTGGCAAGCGGCACTATATGGAGCTGAGGCGTTCTGACAAATTTGAAGTTTGTGGAGTTTTTGATAAAGAAAATAGAGATGATGCTTGCAGAGCTCCGTTTTTTGATGAGTTTAAGAAATTTATAGAAGTAGCCCAGCCACAAGCTGTCGTACTTTGTTTGCCTCAACATGAGATCGTAGAGGCTTTTTGTCAGTGTGCAAAATATTGCCAAAATATCTTGATTTCAAGGCCAATATTTAAAAGTGTAAGCGAGCTAAAAGAGATAAAATATGCTTCAGTGGTAAACAAAGTAAGAGTTTGCACCGGCGTTGATGAGCGCTTTAATCCGACCATCGTTTCATTAAAAAAAGCACTTTTAAAAGAAGAAGAAATTTATAGCATTTCAATTGCGCATTTTAAACCACTTTGTGAGGGAAATATTATAAACGAGCTTTCGCTTTGCGATATAGACCTTGCGAAAAATTTAGTAGATAGTGAAGTCTGCAATTTCTTTTATACTCAGGCAAATAAAACAAATACCAAAATATGCGACAATGTTGGAATAAACATTAAAATGAAAAATCAAATTTTGGTGAGTATTACTGATTCTTTTTGTGGCTCTTTAGAGCGTTTTAAAATAGAAGTAAATGCCAAAGAAGGTGTTTATTTTGGCGATCTTATTGATTACAAACTTCACAGAGTAAATGAAAATGGTCAGATGAATTTAAAAACCGATCCTTTAAACAATGAAATAAAAGCCCAATATGATGCCTTTTATGATCTTTGTCAAAGTGGCGAAAGTGGCGAGCTTTCAAGCATCGATGATGCGATAAAAATTAAGGAGTTGTTTTGA